CCGTAGGCTTCGAACGGGCCAAGATAGTGTTTCATGCCGGTGACCAGCGCGACATGCGCCCCGGCCAGGCGCTCGCCCAGCGCCTCAATGACGTTTTTCACCATCGCGCCATTGACGCGAATGTTGGCTTTTTCATTCTCCTGACGCGCCCAGACGCTAAAGAACAGCGCATCGGGTTTCTCGTTTTTCAGCGCCTCGTTGACTGCCGCCGCATCGGTTAAATCCGCCGTCAGGCTGGTGCAGCCCGCCGGAACCGCGCCGCGCCCGCGTGATAAACCAGTAACCTTCCAGCCGTCTGCCAACAGTTTTTCTGCCAGCGCACGGCCAATCACGCCGCTGATGCCGACAATTAATGCTTTTTTCTGCATGAGATGTTCCTCTACGTTTTGTCTATCTCACAGGCTAATAGAGAATTAATTTCTTATCTCTGGTATTAATTCACATCATTCACAACTTAAATTCACTAATGTCATGAGCGATCAGCGTCTGAAAGATATCGTCCCCTTCGTTGCCAGTGTTGAAGAGGGGAGTTTTACCGCTGCGGCGGAACGCCTGCATCTGACCGGATCGGCGGTAAGTAAAAGCGTCGCCCGCCTCGAAGCGCGGCTGGGTTCGCGTTTACTGGAGCGCACCACGCGTCGCCTTGAAGTCACCGATGCCGGGAACGCGTATTACCAGACCTGCATTCGCATCCTGGAGGAGCTGGCGGAAGCCGAATCGGTACTGGCGGCACACCGCACCATTCCTTCCGGGCGGTTGCGCCTCGCCGTGCCAAACACCTACGGGCGGCTGGGCGTGATGCCGCTGCTGATCCCATTTTGTCAGCAACACCCGGAAATTGATCTTAGCCTGACTTTCTCCGATCGTTTTGTGGATCTGTTCGATGAGGGGATCGATGTGGCTGTACGTATCGGGCAAACCGTCGATCTGCCCGCGTCGCTCGGGTGCCGACAAATTGGTCGTGAGAAGATGGTGTTTTGCGCCGCGCCCGATTACCTGCAACGCGCCGGGACGCCACAAAATGAGGCGGCGCTGATGCAGCACCGGGCCATTCTTTATGAGCGAGTGGATGGCAGCACCAAGCCGTGGTTATTTACCACCGCCGACGGACACCCGGAGTGGCGCAGCGTGCCATATCGCATGGCGCTCGGCGATGTCGATGCGCAAGTTCAGGCGCTTTGCGCCGGGTTGGGCGTTGGGCAGATGCCGACCTGGCTGGTGCATGAGCACGTGCAGCGCGGCAAGTTGCAGGTAATTATGCCGCAATGCCAGCCGCACGGGCTGGCGCTTACGCTGGTGTGGCCGCGCCGCAAGCAGCTATTACCAAAAGTGGACGCGTTACTGATGGCGCTCGGCGCGCTGGAGATCTCTCCGCCGCTTGCCGCACCAGCACTTGACCAATGACAAGGCGGGTGGGTAGGGACTCTCTTTATAATCAGCCCCGTTTCCCTTCTCACTGGTGTGATTTATGGCTTACCAACTCAACCTCAACTGGCCGGAATTTCTTGAAAAATACTGGCAAAAGAAACCTGTTGTCCTGAAACGCGCGTTCCCGGATTTTGTCGACCCGATTACGCCAGACGAACTGGCTGGGCTGGCGATGGAGCCGGAAGTCGACAGCCGCATTGTCAGCCATGTGAATGGTCAGTGGCAGGCGTGGAATGGCCCGTTTGAATCGTTTGATCATTTAGGCGAAAAAG
This genomic interval from Kosakonia sacchari SP1 contains the following:
- a CDS encoding LysR family transcriptional regulator yields the protein MSDQRLKDIVPFVASVEEGSFTAAAERLHLTGSAVSKSVARLEARLGSRLLERTTRRLEVTDAGNAYYQTCIRILEELAEAESVLAAHRTIPSGRLRLAVPNTYGRLGVMPLLIPFCQQHPEIDLSLTFSDRFVDLFDEGIDVAVRIGQTVDLPASLGCRQIGREKMVFCAAPDYLQRAGTPQNEAALMQHRAILYERVDGSTKPWLFTTADGHPEWRSVPYRMALGDVDAQVQALCAGLGVGQMPTWLVHEHVQRGKLQVIMPQCQPHGLALTLVWPRRKQLLPKVDALLMALGALEISPPLAAPALDQ